CATTTTGGGAGCCATGTACAAACCTActacagtggaaactccctggaatctgtAAGAACGgccctagtgaagactcctagtagTGAGGGACAGatagcctgaaccagccatcttctacAACCACTGAAGACTTCCAGATGTGGGACCGGGACGCCaattcagccacaaaaccttcaacctacaatctgtccttccTGTAGGAGCTACTGTGGTAATGGTGaagcagaacttgtgggagtggccaaccaatgactggtccaacttaaAGCCCAGGCCATGAGAGGGATCCCagacctgacactgcctggatgtccaaccagagactggacagcccagagactcAGGAAAGAACCAAACATGGCTGGAAAAACATttcaatgaaatgattactaGTGATGCTCTCTTCTACTCAAAGGTAAGTGCCTAGCctaatagtcatcagagaggtatCATCCCACAATTGATGGGagaagatgcagagacacacacagccaaacaCTTGGGAGTGgaaaggaaaacccacagaataggGGAAGGatggattgtaggaaccagagggatcGAGGACACCACGAAAACATGGAACACAGAAACAATTAATCATGGCTTAGAGaggatcacagagactgaagtgataATCACAGACCCTGTATGGGTATGATCTAAGGCCTTTGAATATGTTAAGATGATGTAGATGGGTGTCTTGTGGATCTTCTAATAGTGAAAGTGAGgacatctctgactcttttgcctgccctatggacccttttcttcctattgggttgcctctcCCAGCTCTGTTATGAAGAGTTGTGGCAAGTCTAATATAATTTGCCATGCCATGTGCTATATATCTATAAATACATAATgagcctgggaggcctgctcattttttgaagggaaatagaagaggggTGGATCTGGAATAGAGGGGAAGTGGAAGTTTAGGGAGGGGTGGAGTgaaaggaaactgtggttgggatgcaaTATATGAGAGGAGACTAAAAAAGGAAAGATATACATGTTAATAGGAAAACACTCATGTGCAAGGTCCCACTGTGAATGCCACTCTCGTGATAAAAACAGTATGATCTGCCCTTACGTGAAGGACCTTACATCTGTTCTTCAAACTGTGGACCAAAGCTATTTAGAAACCCGCTATGTCCAGACTGAAACACGGGCAGACCCTTCTCCTGTCACTCTTCCTCACTTCACATGGATGATGGTGCGCAGGCAGCATTGGGCCTAGGTGAATTAGTTAAACAGGGAATGTATTTGAGCCTATGAGAGGATGTTTTTCTCTAAGCAAACAATGCACCATTTTCACAGCAGACTCAGAGCATCCAAAAGTTTGAGGGATCCTGAAATTAGTTTCCATGAATTCTGAAATATCATTATATATTTGAACCACAACCTAAGTTCTTAAAgcctttgaatttttgttttccacATTGATGTCTTTAGTTTCCTTTTAAGACAAGCTCTCATTAAATCCTGGTCTTCCCTTATACATATGTGCATCCCAGGATTATAGGTTTGAGTCACCACGCTGGCTGTACCTGAGTAGTAACTGATCGTTTTCACCACATAACGTTCCTCCATTTCCCACCACATTGATAAAGAAATGCCAGCATTCTACTGTAGGATAAGAGGAGAGAGGTCACTCATCATGGCCACCAGACTGGGAGACTGGTCTTCAAACTGACTCCATTGGTGACCTCACACTTATACTCTCCAGCATCCTCCCGCCCAACAGAATCTATTCTGAGTCCACACTTTGTAGGGGACAGAGTCACCCTTTCTAAGTGATGCAGACTCCGGTTATTGAAGATCCAACGGATAGAGATATCAGTGTCGGGTGAGATGCAGGAGAAGGTCACAGATCTACGTCCTTCCACTGTCGTGTCAGCGACTCGCACAAAGGGCTGCGTCACATCCTctgtgaagaaacagaagagggtgCAAAATGACAGGAGTCCACAGAGTTAACCAGGCCCTCTTTAGTTCATACTTTATGACTATAGAAATACCTCGTACTTTGGATCTGCCACCCAGGGACTGTGTGACCCTGATTCAGGCACTGtttcctgtgtctcaggttcCATGTAATAGGACACAGAGTACATGATCATGGCTGTGTCCATGAGTTAAGCTTAGTTATGAGCAATGTTCTGACCTTGGGATGGGGGAGCTGCTCCCATCAGCAGCATCTGTTACTATTAACCTGAGAAGAGAATGTCCTAGGCTGGACCCCTGAGGTGAAGGAGGAATCTGGAGTGTCTGTCTCCTCTGTATGTTCCATTAGTGCCTTGACTTTCCTGTAAAGTCTcaagcccatcagaataataaACTAATGCCCTGGACACTTCTCCACGGAGCCTCGAAGGAAGGAGAGGCACAGGTGACCTGCCTAACTGCAGCTGACAAGGCAGTACACAGCTGGTTCTACACTCTATGGAATAGTCGGTCCTGGGGACATGTGTATGGTGTGAGCTCCAAGTGTCCACACTTGGATGTCAGGCTGACATCCTGGGGCTGAGTTTACCCAGTACAGGTCCTCCACTCTGCAGGTAAAGACAAGTGAGGGGTTCTGAACTACTACCGTTTATCTACCCTTGTGTTTCCTGCAGTGAGCGGCCAAACCCCAGAACAGGGGGACACAATGCAGTGGGGGAGAGAGCAGGCACAGCCCAGTCCTGAGAGTCCAGTGTATGAAGTAGGATAAGCCACACCCAGACCCAGGAGACCACAGAGTCACTTACTCTTTACATTAAATTCCACGGATGCTTTTTCAATTTTGGAATTCTTCTTTAAAACTTCCAGTGTGTACATTCCTGCATCCTTCTCAGTGACATTCTGGAGCATCAGGGATCCATTATAGTACACCATCCCTCTTCCTCTGTATGCAGGCCACCAGAAGACGGAATTCATATCTCTGCTGTACTCTACAATTTTAATGACAGGGGTCCCATACTTTGATTTGTACCAGACAAAGTTTACCAGATCTTCGGGAAGATTATGAACTTGGAGAAGTACACCTTCCCCTTCAGCAGGATACTGAGGCACCGGTTGGATCATGGTTTGGGAAGAAGTGAAAAGGTTATAACACAGAGAAAGGGAggctggaagagaaaagagaaaaagagccatCACATGAGGATAATTGTGCTTGGTGAAAAGATTGTGGCCTCCATCCTGAACAGATGGATTCGTCACTCAGCCTAGAGGTGCaggtgtatctctctctctctctctctctctctctctctctctctctctctctctctctctctctctctctttctctgtgtgtgtgtgtgtgtctaccccACTTACTGAAGGGCAGAAACATGACCTCCTCCTTCCAAACAGTGCCCCTGATAGTTTCATGTCCACTGCATGAAACTGTTCTCTTGGGCGTCTACATGGCTGCTCCCTCACTGCCCTCAGTCAGAcactgcacacactcatgcacactggGTTTTAAGATGATGCCTCCCCTGAACTCAACAGGCCTGGAACTTTCGCTTTCTAGgttctttcttcagtttctttgaggCAACACTCAACCCCTGACCCCACCTAATAGATGTACTTGTTGCTCTGTCAAGTATCCCTTAGGTCTGGagctgggtgggggctgggagcagTCTCATCTTCAAGGCAGGCTCAGGTCTTCAAAAGGCTTGGGTGCTAGGCTGGTTggttttatgacaacttgacacgAGCTAAGGTCATTTTGCAAGACAACACCTCAGTTGAAAACGCCACCACCAGACTGGCCCACTGGCAAAGCTATAGTACATATTTTAAAGTGGGGGTCGATGCAAAAGGATTCAGACCAATGCAGGCAGTTCAAGCCCTGGGCTAGGATGTAAGAGAGCTGGTTGAGCAAGCATGAAAAGCAAGCAAATAggaagcactcctccatggtctctgtaccAAATCCTGGATTTTATTAATGACACTCTCAATTTGGAGCTATTAAATATTCCAGTTTGATATGGATGTCCTTAAATCACTGTTCCCTATCATCTTTGAGAGACTGTAAGTATAGAGCACTAGAAAATGCTCCCCTGGGTCACTTTAGTCCAGCCTTGGAAAGATGACAGGATTCAGGCCTCTCTTCTCTAGAGCCCCAAGAGCCTGGGCTGACTCTGACATCTTAGGCTGAGTTACTTTCCATCAAGGTCTTCCTTGATGCAGGTGGAGTCAGAAGATGGAGGATGATCTGTGGTCATTTGTCTCTACCAGTGTGTTCTGAACTAAGTGCTCAAACCTCCCTGTGGGCACACAGTGCAGAGGGAAGGGAGGCCAGGCCAGCCATGACAGCCCTGTGTGTCTAAGCCCTACCCAGAGCTGAACAGTCACAGAGAATCACTTACTGTTCACCTGGAGTTGTACTTCTGCTTCTTCACTTCTCATGTCTGTTCTCAGAATTCGTACAGTGTACAATCCACGATCGTTCTGAGTGACACCACGAAGCAGCAGGGATCCATCACTGTACAGCGTCTCCCTGCCAGTGTATGCAGGCCCCCACACAGTTGACTTCCTGTCTATTATGTATTGGCCAATCTCAACTTTCCTGAACGAATTCATCCACTTGAACCAGCCAAAGGCTATAATATTCTCCGGGGGATTGTGAACGAGGAGAAGAACACTTCCGCCTTCAGCGACGCTGGGAGGCACTGATTGAGCAGTGAGCTGGGCAGAGGTAGCAAGCCGCCCGCAGGTCCAAAGGAAGgctagaagagaagagagagatccaTCTAAATTGGGACCTTTGTATTTGGCTGACGTGAGGCCCTGTGTCCTGACCAGCTGTGTCCACTGCTCGTCCTAGGTGTGGGAgtgtctccctgtcccacctggTGGAGGTCATCACGTGACCCCCATGTTCAGAGTGCCCACACTTGTCATTTCCACTCAGTTGTGCTCTCTCCTCAGTTGTCAACATGGCCCTATCTCACTGCCATCGATCCCCTGCTCACATTTACAGTGTTGGTGTTGGGGTGACGCCTGCCGGACCTCTTCCCTTACATACCCCACATCTTCACTCTCTGACTTTGTTGTCACTGTTTTTCTGTTCCTCTTAGGCTTCCAATCAACACCTGACTTCTCCTTCAAGTCCATGAAGACTGGGGCATCAAAAAGAAACtttatttgtcttatttaaaataaataaataaataaccaggcgatggtagcatacgcctttaatcccagcactggggaggcagagccaggtggatcattgtgagttccagggcagcctagactaccgagtgagttccaggaaaggcgcaaagctacacagagaaaccctgtctcgaaaaaaaaacaaaaaataaaaaataaaattaaaatttaaaaaaaaaactacctagaaaaaaaaacttggataTCTGtagagaaggaatgaatgaatgaacgaacgaatgaatgaatgaatgaatgaatgaatgaatgaatgaatgttccaGAACCCTATATACCCATAGACTTATTGAATAACTCATAGGCTAGGGGATACAGTATTGAATcaatccatttccttttttttacaCTAGTTCACATATTATATCTGCGTGTGAGTTTTTATCAGGACCAGTCTCAGCActtgagtggaggtcagaggacaacttggttcACGGGCATCAGATTGtcagaaaaagaa
The nucleotide sequence above comes from Peromyscus maniculatus bairdii isolate BWxNUB_F1_BW_parent chromosome 1, HU_Pman_BW_mat_3.1, whole genome shotgun sequence. Encoded proteins:
- the LOC143273339 gene encoding pregnancy-specific glycoprotein 22-like, whose translation is MEVSSVIPCKGWTSWQGLLLTASIFTCWHLSTTDHITIKSFPSQVANGDNVLLLVNDLPEDLLTFTWFKGETGMDLGIARYAPDRDLIMQGPGYSGRETVYRNGSLLIQNVNEKDTGLYTLQTLNEHGDVLSITTMRLHVYPFLWTCGRLATSAQLTAQSVPPSVAEGGSVLLLVHNPPENIIAFGWFKWMNSFRKVEIGQYIIDRKSTVWGPAYTGRETLYSDGSLLLRGVTQNDRGLYTVRILRTDMRSEEAEVQLQVNTSLSLCYNLFTSSQTMIQPVPQYPAEGEGVLLQVHNLPEDLVNFVWYKSKYGTPVIKIVEYSRDMNSVFWWPAYRGRGMVYYNGSLMLQNVTEKDAGMYTLEVLKKNSKIEKASVEFNVKKDVTQPFVRVADTTVEGRRSVTFSCISPDTDISIRWIFNNRSLHHLERVTLSPTKCGLRIDSVGREDAGEYKCEVTNGVSLKTSLPVWWP